One genomic window of Candidatus Methylomirabilis sp. includes the following:
- the rplN gene encoding 50S ribosomal protein L14, with product MIGLRTILDVADNSGAKRISLIKVLGGSAKRYARLGDVIVANVKEAVPEGTVKKGNVVKAVVVRTVKEHRRLDGSYIKFDRNAAVLINEHNDPVGTRIFGPVARELREHKFMKIVSLAPEVI from the coding sequence ATGATCGGCCTGCGTACCATTCTGGATGTGGCGGACAACTCCGGGGCGAAGCGCATCTCCCTCATCAAGGTCCTGGGGGGGTCGGCCAAGCGGTACGCGCGCCTGGGGGACGTGATCGTGGCCAACGTGAAGGAGGCGGTCCCCGAGGGGACCGTGAAGAAGGGGAACGTGGTGAAGGCGGTCGTGGTCCGGACGGTGAAGGAGCACCGGCGCCTCGACGGGTCCTACATCAAGTTCGACCGGAACGCCGCCGTCCTGATCAACGAGCACAACGACCCGGTGGGAACTCGGATCTTCGGCCCGGTCGCCCGCGAACTCCGGGAGCACAAGTTCATGAAGATCGTGTCGCTGGCCCCCGAAGTGATCTAG
- the rpsQ gene encoding 30S ribosomal protein S17: MDEAPRGRRKTVVGTVVSDRMQKTVVVAVERVFRHPDYNKLVRRRTKVKAHDEERACKVGDRVLLAETRPLSRDKRWRVVEIVQKAV, encoded by the coding sequence ATGGACGAGGCACCACGCGGGCGCCGCAAGACGGTGGTGGGGACGGTGGTGAGCGACCGGATGCAGAAGACGGTGGTCGTGGCCGTGGAGCGGGTCTTTCGGCACCCCGACTACAACAAGCTGGTCCGGCGCCGGACGAAGGTCAAGGCCCACGACGAAGAGCGAGCGTGCAAGGTGGGGGATCGGGTCCTCCTCGCGGAGACCCGGCCTCTCAGCCGCGACAAACGGTGGCGCGTCGTGGAGATCGTCCAGAAGGCCGTCTAG
- the rpmC gene encoding 50S ribosomal protein L29 gives MTAQELRELTEAELAEKVRAFREELFRLRLRASVSQLENPMRIRVLRRDLARIATVLRERARGAAPTGKGKA, from the coding sequence ATGACCGCGCAGGAGCTGCGGGAACTGACGGAGGCGGAGTTGGCGGAGAAGGTCCGGGCCTTCCGGGAGGAGCTGTTCCGCCTCCGGCTCCGGGCGTCGGTGAGCCAGCTCGAGAATCCGATGCGGATCCGGGTGCTGCGCCGCGACCTGGCCCGGATCGCCACCGTGCTGCGGGAGCGCGCCCGCGGGGCCGCGCCGACGGGGAAGGGGAAGGCCTAG